The nucleotide sequence GCGACGACGGTCGAGGGCGCGGCGACGACCAGCTCGACCGACGACGCGGACGCGGACGGCTGGTGCGCGGCGACCACCTGGCGGGCCAGCTCGGCGACGTCGGTGTCCTCGCGGTGGACGCGCAGCATGCCGGCGTCGGCGAGGGCGAGGTCCTGCAGGTCGTCGATCAGACGTTGCAGCAGCGTGGACTCCTCCAGCAGCGACGTCACCAGCTGCGCGTCCATCGCCACGACGCCGTCCTCGGCCGCCTCGAGATAGCCGCGGACGTTGGCCAGCGGCGTGCGCAGCTCGTGCGCTATGTCGCTGACCATCGCCTTGCGCTGCCGCTCGTTCGCCTCGATCGAGGATGCCATCGCGTTGAACGCGTGCCCCAGCGCGGCCACCTCGTCGCGGCCGGTGACCTTGACCCGGGTGCCGCGGGCGCCGGCCGCGAGCCGCTGAGCGGCGTCGGTGAGGGTGCGGATCGGGTGCGACAGGCGCCGGCCGGCGAAGACGGTGACGCCGGTGGCGGCCGCGAGCACGCCCAGGCCGGTCAGCGCGGTCCGCACCCAGCCGTCGCCGGTGAACGCGTCGAACCGGTCGGTGGAACCGATGTACAGCAGCGCGGGGTCGGCGAGGAACGGCTCCATCGCCTGCTCGCCGGCCTGGACGGAGCAGTCGGCCAGCGCGGCGAGGGCGGTCGCGTCGGTGGAGTCGACGGAGAGCTGGATCAGGCCGGTCTCGGGGGAGAACGTGGGTGCCGCGGCGACGCCGGCCGCCGTGAGGCACTCCTCGGTCAGCCGCGCCTGCTCGCTGTTCAGCGCCTGGCTGGCCTCGCTGGCCAGCGACAGCTCCTTCGGCACGCACTCGCGGACGCTGGTGTCGACGGGTGCGACATCGATGGTCTCCTGCGGCTTCTCCAGGACGGTGCCGACCGGGTCCGACGACGTCCGCAGCACCGTGCCGTCGGGGCTGACGAACAACCCGTCGGTCCCGAGCTGCTGCAGGCAGGCGTTGGCCTCGGCGACCAGCCGCTCGCGGGTCTTGGCCTCCTCCTCGGTCAGCCGCCAGTCCAGCGGCGTCGCCATCGGCCCGCTGACGACGCTCAGCTCCGCGCTGGTGCCTTGCAGGCTGATGAGCTCGTCGGGCGGTGCGGTTTCGCTGCCGGGCTCCGGCGAGGCGTCGGCCGACGGCGCGTCCTCGCGGGCCACCCCGCCGCCACCGGCCCAGCCCTCGATGGCCATCGGCGCCGCGGCCGTCATCGCGAATCCGCCGTCCATGACGGCCAGCGGCGCCATGGGGTCGATCTCCGCGGTCGGGGTGGACGGCAGCGGCGGGGCGCCGCCGCCGGACGCGGCGGAGTCGGCCAGCACCTCGCCGCCGGGGTCGGTCACCGCGACCCGGTTCCCCGTCCGCTCGGCCAGCTCGTCGACCAAAGGGCCGACGCCGTCCCACGAGTCGTGGTTCTGTGCGTAGGCGGCCAGCGCCCCGTAGACGTCGGAGTCGGCCTCGAGGGTGCTCTCGAACTCGCCGCGGAGGCGCTGGCTGGTGCTCTGGGTGGTGAGCCAGGCGGTGCCGGCGATGGAGATGATCGCCACGCCGAGGAACAGCACGAGCAGGCGGACGAACAGGCTACGACGCATCGCGCACTCCTGGTTGATCGGCCATCTTGTAGCCGACGCCATACACCGTCAGCAGGAACGCCGGCGCCGCCGGATCGGTCTCGATCTTGCGCCGCAGGTTCATGACGTGCACGTCCACGGTTCGGTCCAGCGCATAGTGGTCGAAGCCGAACGCCTGCTCCAGCAGCTTCTGCCGCGGGAACACCCGGCCGGGCTCCGCGGCCAGGCAGGCCAGGATCTTGAACTCGGCCGGCGTCACGTCGATCTCGCGGCCGTCGACGAACACCTGGTGCCGCGCGGTGTCGACCACGAGGTCGCCGATGCGCAGCCGCGAGTCGGCGGTCCGGAGCCGGTCGGCCCGCCGCAGGATGGTGCGGACCCGGGCGACCAGCTCGCGCGGGCTGTACGGCTTGGTGAGGTAGTCGTCGGCGCCGAGGTCGAGACCGAGCAGCAGGTCGTCCTCGGTGGACCGCGCGGTCAGCATGATGATCGGGGTGTCGGACTCGGTGCGCAGGATGCGGCAGACGTCGAGGCCGTCGACGCGCGGCATCATCACGTCGAGCACCAGCAGGTCGGGCTCACGCCGCCGAGCCTCGTCCAGAGCGGTGCGCCCGTCGTGGGTGATGACGACGGAGTGACCCTCGCGCTCGAGGTAGCGGCGGACGAGCTCGGCCTGTTTGACGTCGTCCTCGGCCACGAGGATCCGGGCTCCCATGACATTCGAGTGTGGCAGGAACCTGTCAGGAACCTGTGAAGAGCGCCGATCTGACGGCTCCTTCACAGGTTCTTCACAGTGGACTTCGCACCCTCTAGGCATGACGAATTGGCGAGCACGGGCCCGGCTGCTGGCGTTCGCCTGCGTGGCCGGTCTGGTCCTGACCGGCTGTGGCGACGACGACGGCAGCGGCGGGCAGAACGACGGGACGAACGGCGACTCCGCGGACCAGGCCGGCGACGGCGAGGAGCTCAGCCCGCTGGAGGAGTACATGGGCGAGAACTCCGGCTTCGCCGGCGGCGGCCGGATGACGGTCGCCCTGTCCGCGGGGGACATGGACGAGGAGCAGCGCCAGCAGATGCGCCAGGTCGAGGAGCTGGTGGCCGCCTGCATGCAGGAGGCCGGCTTCGAGTACGTCCCGGTCGACCCGTTCGGCGGCGACACCGGTGAAGACCCGTTCGCGGAGGCCTATGCGCTCCCGCCGGACGAGTTCGCCCGCGAGTACGGCTACGGCATGACCACGCTCATGGACCCGAACAAGGGCGACGAGCAGGAGTCCACCGACCCGAACGAGGCGATCCGCGAGGGCCTGTCCAAGACGGCCCTCGAGGAGTACTCCCGCACGCTCTGGGGTGACACGGTGCAGATGGCCGAGGGCGGCGGCGCCGTCTCCGTCGCGCCGGGGCCGGGCGGGACCGGCGCGCCAGTAGAGCCGGAGGACATGGGCTGCCACGGCGAGGCCAGCGCGGAGGTCTTCGGCGAGGACGGCGGCATGATGAAGGGCCCGGACTTCAGCGAGTTCGAGGGCCTGTTCGAGGACCTGGAGGCGCTGCGCGAGCGGATCGAGAGCGACCCGCGCATCATCGAGGCGACCGAGGCGTGGTCGGCGTGCATGGCCGAGGCCGGCTACAGCGAGTTCGACACGCCGACGGCCGCCGAGGACTCGGTCATGGAGCGGATGAGCGAGCTCTACGGCTGGGAGGACCAGGGCTCCGGCGACGACACCAGCGAGGACGGCCCGAGCGTCACCATGGGCGGCCCCGACGAGGTCGACGTCGACGAGGCGGCGCTGGCGGAGCTGCAGGAGTACGAGATCGCGGTCGCGACCGCCGACTACGACTGCGAGGAGCAGGAGTTCGTCGACGTCCAGCAGGAGGTCGCGTGGGGCTTCGAGGAGGACTTCGTCGAGGAGCACCGGGCCGAGCTGGAGCGCTATCGCGACGCGATGGCGGAGGGCCCGGCGGGTAACGCCGGTGGCGTCGGGTGAGCCGAGCGCGCAGCCGGACCCTCCTCATCGTCGGCGGCACTGCCGTCATCGCCCTGGGCGCCGGCATCTTCGCCGGCACCCGCATCACCTCTCCCGCCGACGCCATCGCGCGGACGGCCGCGCCCGA is from Jiangella alkaliphila and encodes:
- a CDS encoding response regulator transcription factor, whose product is MGARILVAEDDVKQAELVRRYLEREGHSVVITHDGRTALDEARRREPDLLVLDVMMPRVDGLDVCRILRTESDTPIIMLTARSTEDDLLLGLDLGADDYLTKPYSPRELVARVRTILRRADRLRTADSRLRIGDLVVDTARHQVFVDGREIDVTPAEFKILACLAAEPGRVFPRQKLLEQAFGFDHYALDRTVDVHVMNLRRKIETDPAAPAFLLTVYGVGYKMADQPGVRDAS
- a CDS encoding sensor histidine kinase encodes the protein MRRSLFVRLLVLFLGVAIISIAGTAWLTTQSTSQRLRGEFESTLEADSDVYGALAAYAQNHDSWDGVGPLVDELAERTGNRVAVTDPGGEVLADSAASGGGAPPLPSTPTAEIDPMAPLAVMDGGFAMTAAAPMAIEGWAGGGGVAREDAPSADASPEPGSETAPPDELISLQGTSAELSVVSGPMATPLDWRLTEEEAKTRERLVAEANACLQQLGTDGLFVSPDGTVLRTSSDPVGTVLEKPQETIDVAPVDTSVRECVPKELSLASEASQALNSEQARLTEECLTAAGVAAAPTFSPETGLIQLSVDSTDATALAALADCSVQAGEQAMEPFLADPALLYIGSTDRFDAFTGDGWVRTALTGLGVLAAATGVTVFAGRRLSHPIRTLTDAAQRLAAGARGTRVKVTGRDEVAALGHAFNAMASSIEANERQRKAMVSDIAHELRTPLANVRGYLEAAEDGVVAMDAQLVTSLLEESTLLQRLIDDLQDLALADAGMLRVHREDTDVAELARQVVAAHQPSASASSVELVVAAPSTVVADADPVRLRQALGNLVANAVQYSGSGSTVLVRVSHDVATDEVVLAVRDDGPGIAPEHLEHLFDRFYRTDTSRTRATGGSGLGLAITKHLVEAHDGTVTVSSMVGAGSTFTIRVPVRAAVPAA